Part of the Oncorhynchus tshawytscha isolate Ot180627B unplaced genomic scaffold, Otsh_v2.0 Un_contig_11569_pilon_pilon, whole genome shotgun sequence genome, AGGACAGGAGTCCTGGTTCAGGATCACCTTTCCCACCTGGTCCTAGTACAGGAGGACAGGAGTCCTGGTTCAGGATCACCTTTCCCACCTGGCCCTAGTGCAGGAGGACAGGAGTCCTAGTTCAGGATCACCTTTCCCACCTGGCCCTAGTACAGGAGGACAGGGTCCTGGTTCAGGATCACCTTTCCCACCTGGCCCTAGTACAGGAGGACAGGAGTCCTGGATcagatatgttaacattgccaaagcaagtgaactagataataaacaaaagtgaaataaacaataaaaattaaaagtaaacattacagtctctctctctctcatttcctgcCCGACCTTCCACCTGGGCAAGTGATTACTGGCCAGTGGCCAGTGgaatgcagagaaagagagcgatgtaGATGGagaaataaatagagagagataaaatgaTGAGAGAGAATACATGTGGTTTCTATGCAGGTCTCATCTTAGAGGAAGGATTTAATTGAAGCCATTTCCTGCCATCAATCCACTGTAAATCTGCCCTTGAATCTAatcaaaattaaattaaatattacTTTATATGCTAAAATGCTACCGCAACAACCACTCTTTCATTTCCAAAAGAATGCATgtagcacaggaggctggtggcaccttaattgagaaggacgggctcgtggtaatgcctggagtggaatcagtggaatggtatcaaatacatccaacacacggtttccatggtttccacgtgtttgatgccgttccattgactccgttccagccattattatgagccgtcctcccctcagcctccACTGGCATGCAGGTAATAAAGTGTTGGTGACAGATCTGTTTATTGCTCCAGCTCTGGCAGAAGGgttgagaggaaggaaggagggttgagGTTCCTGTCTCAATGTATTCTAGTTGACGTGCTTTGAAAAGAAAGACGTGAATGGAAACTACATAACGTGCTTAGAATTATATGTGCATCAATCTGATATGAATAAATATAGAATAAATATATAATACTTATCTTTAAGTTTGGATTAGATTTTCTGCTGTGTATCTCATGAAGATTGCACGTAAATATATTTATACATAATTAGAGTGTTATTGAAGTACAAATTATAACAGTATCCCTTTAGACCACAGCCATGTTATATTAAAGCATTCATAAGAAAAACTGTGAGAAatgataaaacaaacatttacaaCGTTACGGTCGTCATGAAGGACAGCAGGCAAAAATACAACCACGGTCGTCATGAAGGACAGCAGGCAAAAATACAACCGTACGGTCGTCATGAAGGACAGTAGGCAAAAATACAACGGTCGTCATGAAGGGCAGCAGGCAAAAATACAACCGTACGGTCGTCATGAAGGGCAGCAGGCAAAAATACAACCGTACGGTCGTCATGAAGGACAGTAGGCAAAAATACAACCGTACGGTCGTCATGATGGACAGCAGGCAAAATACAACCGTACGGTCGTCATGAAGGGCAGCAGGCAAAAATACAACCGTACGGTCGTCATGAAGGACAGTAGGCAAAAATACAACCGTACGGTCGTCATGAAGGACAGTAGGCAAAAATACAACCGTACGGTCGTCATGAAGGACAGTAGGCAAAAATACAACCGTACGGTCGTCATGAAGGACAGTCATGAGGCAAAAATACAACCGTACGGTCGTCATGAAGGACAGTAGGCAAAAATACAACCGTACGGTCGTCATGAAGGGCAGCAGGCAAAAATACAAACGGTCGTCATGAAGGGCAGCAGGCAAAAATACAACCGTACGGTCGTCATGAAGGACAGTAGGCAAAAATACAACCGTACGGTCGTCATGAAGGTAGGCAAAAAATACAACCGTACGGTCGTCATGAAGGGCAGCAGGCAAAAATACAACCGTACGGTCGTCATGAAGGACAGCAGGCAAAAATACAACCGTACGGTCGTCATGAAGGACAGTAGGCAAAAATACAACCGTACGGTCGTCATGATGGGCAGCAGGCAAAAATACAACCGTACGGTCGTCATGATGGGCAGCAGGCAAAAATACAACCGTACGGTCGTCATGATGGGCAGCAGGCAAAAATACAACCGTACGGTCGTCATGAAGGGCAGCAGGCAAAAATACAACCGTACCGTCGTCATGAAGGGCAGCAGGCAAAAATACAACCGTACGGTCATCATGAAGGGCAGCAGGCAAAAATACAACCGTACGGTCGTCATGAAGGGCAGCAGGCAAAAATACAACCGTACGGTCGTCATGAAGGACAGCAGGCAAAAATACAACCGTGCCGGTCATCATGATGGGCAGCAGGCAAAAATACACCGTGCCGTCATCATGATGGGCAGCAGGCAAAAATACAACCGTACGGTCGTCATGAAGGGCAGCAGGCAAAAATACAACCGTACGGTCGTCATGATGGGCAGCAGGCAAAAATACAACCGTACGGTCGTCATGAAGGGCAGCAGGCAAAAATACAATCTTATAAATCTAACTTCATGTTCAAGCCAAGGCCAAGGTCATCCTCTAGCTTTTTGTTAATGTGCTTTATTCAAGCTACTTTATTGAATAATGATGCACGCCAAGGCTTCTTATTAGAGATTGGGCAGTTTATTTGAAGTTCAATCAATGAATATTGATTATCTTTCTGATATGGGATAAGACTACTTAGCATAGTAAATTGTGTGAATAAATGGATTATAAAATTAAAAAATGGCTCACATTACCAGGCTTTAAATGGAGGTAAAGGAGGGCtttgtaatactgcaaaaaaagttTAAGTTTTTGGCAGAAAGGGGATTAATAAAGTCCATCAATATCTTATCTCTGCAAGGTGTAAAATTCCAACCCTATCAGTATTGCTCCCTCTACCTGGGATTGAGTAATTGAACCCCTGCCATTGGCCCCTACATTGTAGAACCAAGTTGAGTCTGTGCATCCAGAgtcatggaggaggagaggaggctcaTTATTTGTCCCTGGTCTGAACCCATAGAGAGTCCAGCATCGGGGGCTTTGTCATGGGTACTGGTCCCATTTACCAGGCTCACTGGTATGGAAGTAAAGATGGTCTTTAGTGGGGCAGACACCAGTCTCCCTCCAGGCAGACCCACCATTGTCCTCTCTGGCCTGGGCTGGTAGTCAGGCTGTATATCATAGGAAAACAAAACAGACATTCCATCTCTAATCTAGTTGGTCTTCTTTTTGTCCAGCTCCTCTCATTGTTTTACAGAGTCAGGGATTAACAACATGAACATCCGATAATCTGACTGGTTATTTAGCTGTAGAGCGTTGGCTTACTTAACATGACTTCCCCATGACTTCTCCATCCTCTCTGGGTCGCTGTGTGACCGGTGGGGGCCAGGAGCCTGACCTAGAGCTGGAGCTCTCTTACAGCCATAACCATTTGTTTAGTTACAATGTGTTTTCAATGGGAGGGGAATAGGGATAGTTAGTAGTTGTAGACTATAATAGATGATTTAGTGACAGATCAGTAATACAGATTTAATAACATTTAATAGATATAATATGTTGGTCCTCAAAGCAATCCTTTACCTCGTTCAAGCAACCTGAGAAAAGCCTTCATCAAAGCACTTACTGTAGACTGTGATCCTAGCTTCATGGGATTCACTATAGGGTTAGTTACTGGATGCCATCTGAGTCGGGGTCTGGATGACATTTAGTTAATGAAGCAAAGCACAGCGCACACAACAGCATGAGTGAGATACAGACAACTGATCACCTACTCCGGATGTACTGATCGATCTCTCTCAatccatctgtctttctctctgtcgctgtctctctccaacTCTGAGGATGTTTACCTTTAATATTTTATTCACTGATTGATTTTCCTCAACAGTGTCCTGGACGTTGACCAATCAGACAGCTGCATGTGGAAGGTCTCAGCCAATGATGGAGGCCTGGCCAACAGCCTGGGTCCTACTTTTAACGCTAATCGTTGATTGGCTGGAAGCGGCTCAATCGCGGGACTTCACTGTGAAGGacatcatcctcctccatccatcaAGTATGAATACACATGCATTGGAAATGTATTTTTGTATCAAATTGTGGTAGATGCAGTCGGACCTTTCTTTTCTTCTGGTTGAGTCTGCTGGCAATGTtacaaaattacaaccaattaattgcagcattaccgcaaaaacggaaaaggcaagtggaaggggaggAAAGTAAGGAACGTTCTCTCAGCCCTGCATTAAAGAACAACATTGGTTAAAGACAATTGTGATAAATTAAAAAAGTATAGCAGTTTTATTTCAGGACCAAAAATGGACAGCTGCTCCATATAGATTACAAAATCGTTGGGGAGAGATTtcaatgtaccgattccatggcacatggtttataaaCTGACACACAAAACAGCGCTGGATTCAAAACTTAGATTGTGATACaacattcttgcaaccaataacattttatctATATGTGGGATACAACCATCCcggctctgcagattttgctgcgaagagacagaatcattagctcatttgttttggtactgtcaatatgtagcttgtttttggtcgcaggtacaggaatggctgaagaattgcaacatttggagctaactctgcaaatagcactgctgggtgatttaaaaagtcatagtcaatcgataaataatatttaaattgaacctttatttaactaggcaagtcagttaagaactaattcttatttacaataaatatttacttatttacaaacctggacaacgctgggccctatggggctcccaatcacggtcagatgtgatacagcctgaattcgaaccaaggactgtagtgacacctcttgcactgagatgcagtgccttagatcgctgcgccactctgAAGCCctatataataatactcttatcAAAAATCTTTATCTTTAATTTACGATCTGTataaactatgagaatagaaaggttcagaacttttgtgaaacatcacagcacagttgaacaatatataagcaaatcaaaatccaaacagagatagatgggaggggttgagtggagcttaATGGAGGGACTGAAGGGTGGGATTGtagaaaaagctgtttcaggtgtttgaaaaaggCAAAATTCTTGAAGGGCTTGGCCCTTTGCCGAACACCCCCAGCCATCCTCACATACTTTGTGCCCCTCAGATCTTTGAGGTGCATGCCGCCCTGCTCTGATCCCCAGACAAAGGTGACATGGCCACAGTTGGTAATGGTCACAGTCAGGCCTCTCTCCACCCTGCCTTCATCTTTGAAGGTACTTTCCATATCTAGATGAAGAGattaaaataaaacaatatttaTCCACAATGCCAGTGTAGAGACATCTTCCTCATCCACCACTGTGTGACACAGTCTCTGGCTTACTACATCTGCGGTGTTGGGTATCAGTGAGATGTGTGCGAGTTTCCAGACGTGACTTCCTGTTTcccacccctttctctctgtgaAACTGAGACGCATTCTGTCCCTCAGCCTTCAGTTCctcagactacagtacagtatactggtcCACAGTGAGAACTGGGCTCACCGCCGCGTGAGAAGTATGGAAACGCACAGTAGCTCTAAGAGGCAGGCACGTACGAGGTCAGACCCCTAATggttccccttcccctcctctactcccctccatctccctgcagtCAAACACTGAAATCTCATCTAATGTATTTTACCTCAGCTCTCTTGGCACAATCTGCCTTCAACATCTGATAAGCCAAGAGCTCCTATATCAGGTTTATGGTTGTTCATTTCATAGGGATACCTGAGCTGAATTCCCCAAGAAATGCGTGTCTGTTTCGACCCACGCCCCGGCATGTACAGGGGGATAGGATGACCTTGACCAGCCCTGGGGGCTTGGGGTATGGAGGGTGGATTAgagggagtatgtgtgtgttagtgttagtgtgtgtgtgtgtgtgtgtgtgtttgtttgtgtgtgtgagagtgtgagtgtgtgagtgtgagagcgagtgtgtgtgtgtgagactggcaggcaggcagactttTGTTCGCTGAGTGAAGTTTGGATGACCCTAAGACCTGTAGCTGTcttaggatgtgtcccaaatggtatgtcattccctttatagtgcactactaccccatGGGCCTtgatcaaaattagtgcactatacagggaatagggtgccatttgggatgcacaataTCCAATGGGAGGCCTGATTCCCAGTGTTCTTAGTATTAACATAATGGTTGCCAATTGAACAAACCAAACAAGCCTACTGTTTGATCACGGCAGATGGTCTCCTTGCAAAGTTTAGTGACCATTCTATTCTAGAATCTAGACGGCTGAACTGATGGTTCATTAATTCAATTCAAACTGTATTGTCCTCTCATAATATAACACTTAacaaagacacacagagtgactgtagttaaatgtcctgtatgtactgtagttaaatgtcctgtatgtactgtagttaaatgtcctgtatgtactgtagttaaatgttctgtatgtactgtagttaaatgtcctgtatgtactgtagttaaatgtcctgtatgtactgtagttaaatgtcctgtatgtactgtagttaaatgttctgtatgtactgtagttaaatgtcctgtatgtactgtagttaaatgtcctgtatgtactgtagttaaatgtcctgtatagttaaatgtcctgtagttaaatgtcctgtatgtactgtagttaaatgtcctgtatgtactgtagttaaatgtcctgtatgtactgtagttaaatgtcctgtagttaaatgtcctgttaaatgtactgtagttaaatgtcctgtatgtactgtagttaaatgtcctgtatgtactgtagttaaatgtcctgtatgtatgtactgtagttaaatgtcctgtatgtactgtagttaaatgtcctgtatgtactgtagttaaatgtactgtagttaaatgtcctgtatgtactgtagttaaatgtcctgtatgtactgtagttaaatgtcctgtagttaaatgtcctgtaaatgtactgtagttaaatgtccctGTAGTtaaatgtactgtagttaaatgttctgtatgtactgtagttaaatgtcctgtatgtactgtagttaaatgtcctgtatgtactgtagttaaatgtcctgtatgtactgtagttaaatgtcctgtatgtactgtagttaaatgtcctgtatgtactgtagttaaatgtcctgtatgtactgtagttaaatgtcctgtagttaaatgtactgtagttaaatgtcctgtatgtactgtagttaaaatgtactgtagttaaatgtcctgtatgtactgtagttaaatgtcctgtagttaaatgtcctgtagttaaatgtcctgtatgtactgtaaatgtCCTGTAAATGTCCTGTATaaactgtagttaaatgtcctgtatgtactgtagttaaatgttcTGTTAAATGtcctgtactgtagttaaatgtcctgtatgtactgtagttaaatgtcctgtatgtactgtagttaaatgtcctgtatgtactgtagttaaatgtcctgtatgtactgtagttaaatgtcctgtatgtactgtagttaaatgttctgtatgtactgtagttaaatgtcctgtatgtactgtagttaaatgtactgtagttaaatgtcctgtatgtactgtagttaaatgtcctgtatgtactgtagttaaatgtcctgtatgtactgtagttaaatgtcctgtatgtactgtagttaaatgtcctgtatgtactgtagttaaatgtcctgtatgtactgtagttaaatgtactgtatgtactgtagttaaatgtcctgtatgtactgtagttaaatgtcctgtatgtactgtagttaaatgttctgtatgtactgtagttaaatgtcctgtatgtactgtagttaaatgtactgtatgtactgtagttaaatgtcctgtatgtactgtagttaaatgtcctgtaaatgtactgtagttaaatgtactgtagttaaatgtcctgttaaatgtactgtagttaaatgtcctgtatgtactgtagttaaatgtcctgtatgtactgtagttaaatgtcctgtatgtactgtagttaaatgttctgtatgtactgtagttaaatgtcctgtatttGTAAAGTTAAatgtctgtatgtactgtagttaaatgtcctgtatgtactgtagttaaatgcaACAGTTAAATGTCCTTtgttgtactgtagttaaatgtcctcTGTACTGGTTAAATGTCCTGTAGCTCTGTAGTTAACATCGCTATAGTATCTGTAGGACTAAATGTTCTGTATGTACTGAGGTTAAATGCTGTAGCTTAAAGGACTACATATCGCTGTAGCTCTGAGGACTACATATCGCTGTAGCTCTGAGGACTTTGCTGTAGATCTGAGGACTACATATCACTGTAGCTCTGAGGACTACATATCGCTGTAGCTCTGAGGACTACACATCGCTGTAGCTCTGAGGACTACATATCACTGTAGCTCTGAGGACTACATATCGCTGTAGCTCTGAGGACTACATATCGCTGTAGCTCTGAGGACTACATATCGCTGTAGCTCTGAGGACTACATATCGCTGTAGCTCTGAGGACTACATATCGCTGTAGCTCTGAGGACTACATATCGCTGTAGCTCTGAGGACTACATATCGCTGTAGCTCTGAGGACTACATATCGCTGTAGCTCTGAGGACTACATATCGCTGTAGCTCTGAGGACTACATATCGCTGTAGCTCTGAGGACTACACATCGCTGTAGCTCTGAGGACTACATATCGCTGTAGCTCTGAGGACTACATATCGCTGTAGCTCTGAGGACTACATCGCTGTAGCTCTGAGGACTACACATCGCTGTAGCTCTGAGGACTACACATCGCTGTAGCTCTGAGGACTACACATCGCTGTAGCTCTGAGGACTACACATCGCTGTAGCTCTGAGGACTACACATCGCTGTAGCTCTGAGGACTACACATCGCTGTAGCTCTGAGGACTACATATCGCTGTAGCTCTGAGGACTACATATCGCTGTAGCTCTGAGGACTACATATTGCTGTAGATCTGAGGACTACACATCGCTGTAGCTCTGAGGACTACAACAACTCACAATTAGGAGTCAAATGTACAATTTGCATTTCTTCTATAGCTCATTGAGTAATGACAATGTATTGATTCAGGGAAGTGTTTTTTCATTTTGGGACATGTTATTAAATCTACCAAAAATATGTTATTAAATCTACCAAAAATATGTTATTAAATCTAGATGGTGAATAATAGACTTGTGCtcgtctcctcttgtctccacagCCACACCTCATCCTGGAGGGTTCAAGTGCTTCACATGTAAAGATGCACCAGACAACTACGAATGCAATCGCTGGGCTCCGGACGTATACTGCCCACGAGGTAATTACAGTCAGGTATTTCTGGTATTTACAGCCTGCTCTGTATCTATCATCAAACCCTGTTTTCAGACCCTCTCGACTCCGTCCAGAGCAGAAATATAAATTACAGGAAAATACCAGGCTGTAAAATGAAGGGTTATCAATGTTGTCTTTGCTGGTTTCTGTATCTTAAACATAGTGTATTTTACTTAAGCTGGACATGTTTAGATAAGAAATTGAATTGACAGGTTGTATAATTCCACAGGCTCTCTTCTTTTATATAGATATATGGTTGTCTACTAAATATCTGAAATAATTGTGAAGTTATTTGTTGCCCTAAAGATTTGATCTTAAAAGCACATTCTTTGAGTTATTTACAAATGATAAATAGTAGTTTATGACATGAAATTTGAGGATTGGTTTAAATCACTGGAATCCATCTGAACCTCAGGCTCGTTCAGTGTTACCATCCACTTCAGTAAGAAGTAGATTAACACATGATATTCATAGAAATGAATGACATTGCTGTTGAAAAGTAAGCTACATTTGCGTTTACATTAACTGACATACAATAAATGTGAAAGTGATGTGTTTTTATTCGTTCAACTTATTGGTCATTGGTCCGTTATTTCTCAGGATTCCATAGTGTCTGAGCGTTAGATCAAATGTATCCATCTCCGTTATTTCTCAGGATTCCATAGCGTCTGAACGTTAGATCACATGTATCCATCTCTCAGCCGTTATTTCTCAGGATTCCATAGCGTCTGAACGTTAGATCAAATGTATCCATCTCTCAGCCGTTATTTCTCAGGATTCCATAGCGTCTGAACGTTAGATCACATGTATCCATCTCTCAGCCGTTATTTCTCAGGATTCCATAGCGTCTGAACGTTAGATCACATGTATCCATCTCTCAGCCGTTATTTCTCAGGATTCCATAGCGTCTGAACGTTAGATCAAATGTATCCATCTCTCAGACGTTATTTCTCAGGATTCCATAGCGTCTGAACGTTAGATCACATGTATCCATCTCTCAGCCGTTATTTCTCAGGATTCCATAGCGTCTGAACGTTAGATCACATGTATCCATCTCTCAGCTGTTATTTCTCAGGATTCCATAGTGTCTGAACGTTAGATCACATGTATCCATCTCTCAGCCGTTATTTTTCAGGATTCCATAGTGTCTGAACGTTAGATCACATGTATCCATCTCTCAGCTGTTATTTCCATCTCTCAGCTGTAAATATTGCAGATTGCACCTTTAGcgacagtgtctgtgtgtctgacagagacCAGGTACTGCTACACCCTCCATGTGTTGGACGTCCAGGGGAACACTGTGTCTGTGACCAAACGCTGCGTGGCCCTGGCCCACTGTCTGTCTACAGGCTGCACCCAGGACAACCATGAAGGATACAAGGTGATTCAAGAAGCCTCTTTCCTTTCAATAACATTACATTTCTGACACGGCTGCTGAAGCAACTCCTAAATGTACACGTGCATTTCATTTACCAGGTGAGGGACTAACCAGGGGCAGTTATCAACGGGACACACATACAGCATGTATGGAAAGAAAGATGATGTTGGAACTTTTAGTAGTAATATTTGCAGTTCAGAATGTGGCTCTCTGCTCTGTGGTGTCTGGTGTGATTTACCACACTGTCAAGGTAATCTCCAGGCCCTGGTTTAGAATGATCTCACTTGGATAAGAATCTGTTCCCTTCTCAGCAGTTGTTATTTGAATGTCTTTCTGGAAattcctctgtctgtgttctgtttgtggactgtctgtagtctgtctgtgttCGGTCTTTAGTCTGTCTGTAGTTTGTATGGGTTCTGTCTGTAGTTTGTATGGGTTCTGTCTGTAGTTTGTATGGGTTCGGTCTTCTGTCTGTAGTTTGTATGGGTTCTGTCTGTAGTTTGTATGTGTTCGGTCTGTAGTTTGTATGTGTTCTGTCTGTAGTTTGTATGTGTTCTGTCTGTAGTTTGTATGTGTTCTGTCTGTAGTTTGTATGTGTTCTGTCTGTAGTTTGTATGTGTTCTGTCTGTAGTTTGTATGTGTTCGGTCTGTAGTTTGTATGTGTTCTGTCTGTAGTTTGTATGTGTTCTGTCTGTAGTTTGTATGTGTTCTGTCTGTAGTTTGTATGTGTTCTGTCTGTAGTTTGTATGTGTTCTGTCTGTAGTTTGTATGTGTTCTGTCTGTAGTTTGTATGTGTTCTGTCTGTAGTTTGTATGTGTTCTGTCTGTAGTTTGTATGTGTTCTGTCTGTAGTTTGTATGTGTTCTTGTTTGTATGTGTTCTGTCTGTAGTTTGTATGTGTTCTGTctgtatatttagatttttgcTGAAAGCACCATTTCATCTATTCAAATTCTGTGTGCGTGTTAACGTACTAGGTGAATAAAGGTGATTCTATCTCTACTCCTGATTCCAGGTCTGCACTGCTTGCTGTGAAGGAAACATCTGTAACATGCAGTTGCCAAGAAACAAGACAGACGCCATCttttccaccacctctctcctccacagCAGTAACGGTCTACTCACACACTACTGGCTGCTCACTGGCTGTCTGAGCTCCACCGTCATCAGCGCAATGCTATCCAACAGTCTATGACATCTAACACTCCTACCGTCATCAGCGTCATGGTATCCAACACTCCTACAGTCATCAGCATCATGCTATCCAACAGTCTGACATCTAACACTCCTACCGTCATCAGCGTCATGCTATCCAACAGTCTAGGACATCTAACACTCCTACCGTCATCAGCGTCATGCTATCCAACAGTCTATGACATTAACACTCCTGCCGTCATCAGTGTCATGCTATCCAACAGTCTATGACATTAACACTCCTGCCGTCATCAGTGTCATGCTATCCAACAGTCTA contains:
- the LOC112267649 gene encoding ly6/PLAUR domain-containing protein 6 translates to MMEAWPTAWVLLLTLIVDWLEAAQSRDFTVKDIILLHPSTTPHPGGFKCFTCKDAPDNYECNRWAPDVYCPRETRYCYTLHVLDVQGNTVSVTKRCVALAHCLSTGCTQDNHEGYKVCTACCEGNICNMQLPRNKTDAIFSTTSLLHSSNGLLTHYWLLTGCLSSTVISAMLSNSL